In the genome of Halapricum salinum, one region contains:
- a CDS encoding DUF7123 family protein yields the protein MSATTQPSTERADAESTDSKEERLRSYLREKATNDGGELYFKSKFIADEVDLSPKEIGALMVKLKDSATDIEVEKWSYTSATTWRVEAA from the coding sequence ATGAGCGCGACGACACAGCCCTCCACCGAACGTGCCGACGCCGAATCGACTGACTCCAAAGAGGAGCGCCTTCGCTCGTACCTGCGGGAGAAGGCGACCAACGACGGCGGTGAACTCTACTTCAAGAGCAAGTTCATCGCCGACGAAGTCGATCTCTCCCCCAAAGAGATCGGTGCACTGATGGTCAAACTCAAAGATTCGGCGACAGACATCGAGGTCGAGAAGTGGTCGTACACGAGCGCGACCACCTGGCGAGTCGAGGCTGCGTAA
- a CDS encoding site-2 protease family protein, with protein MPPSDPLDDAPAPEALASFYDVTAVHRDGDRLLYIGEPQVPPVEVERELEPLFDERGYEIQLQARYHDGGVLPAAEHVLVARERSIGIDGIPWKIDGIPWKNVALALATVLTTLYAGTVWYHIDVGEDPLNMLHAWPFSLAVLTILGIHEFGHYAMSRLHRVDASLPYFIPIPPPFGTAGAIIRMRGRIPSRKALLDIGAAGPLAGIVATVVVTVVGLFLGPISVPPPSPGSDAAQIQFAEPLLLRGLAVLTGQPLAYSDPTQQLNPVVFAGWLGMLVTFLNLLPVGQLDGGHVLRALIGPRQETVAALIPAALFALAGMLFLWGDVTVEIGIWIVWGLFATALAYAGPADPIRETPLDPKRRAIALLTFLVGILCFMPIPFRIVA; from the coding sequence ATGCCTCCGAGCGATCCGTTGGACGACGCGCCCGCGCCGGAGGCTCTGGCATCCTTCTACGACGTGACTGCCGTCCACCGTGACGGCGATCGCCTCCTCTACATCGGCGAGCCACAGGTCCCCCCAGTCGAGGTCGAACGCGAACTCGAACCACTGTTCGACGAACGAGGCTACGAGATCCAGTTGCAAGCACGCTACCACGACGGCGGTGTCCTCCCGGCGGCCGAACACGTGCTGGTCGCTCGCGAGCGCTCGATCGGGATCGACGGCATCCCCTGGAAGATCGACGGCATCCCCTGGAAGAACGTCGCGCTCGCGCTCGCGACCGTCCTGACGACGCTCTATGCAGGCACGGTCTGGTATCACATCGACGTCGGCGAGGACCCCCTGAACATGCTCCACGCCTGGCCGTTCTCGCTCGCGGTCCTGACGATCCTCGGGATCCACGAGTTCGGCCACTACGCCATGAGCCGGCTCCACCGCGTCGACGCCAGTCTGCCCTACTTCATCCCGATCCCGCCGCCGTTCGGGACCGCCGGCGCGATCATCCGCATGCGTGGCCGGATCCCGAGTCGGAAAGCCCTGCTCGATATCGGCGCTGCCGGGCCGCTGGCCGGGATCGTCGCGACCGTCGTCGTCACCGTGGTCGGACTCTTCCTGGGGCCGATCTCGGTGCCGCCACCCTCGCCCGGCAGCGACGCCGCGCAGATCCAGTTCGCCGAGCCGCTACTGCTTCGTGGGCTGGCGGTTCTGACCGGCCAGCCGCTCGCCTATTCGGATCCGACCCAGCAGCTCAATCCGGTCGTCTTCGCCGGCTGGCTCGGCATGCTCGTCACGTTCCTCAATCTCCTGCCCGTCGGCCAACTGGACGGCGGCCACGTCCTGCGCGCGCTGATCGGGCCACGACAGGAGACCGTCGCCGCGCTGATCCCGGCCGCGCTGTTCGCCCTCGCCGGCATGCTCTTTCTGTGGGGCGACGTCACCGTCGAGATCGGTATCTGGATCGTCTGGGGGCTGTTCGCGACGGCGCTGGCCTACGCCGGCCCAGCAGACCCGATTCGTGAGACACCACTCGACCCGAAACGGCGGGCGATTGCGCTGCTGACGTTCCTCGTCGGCATCCTCTGTTTCATGCCGATCCCCTTCCGTATCGTCGCCTGA
- the thiL gene encoding thiamine-phosphate kinase: protein MDERTALGVLAGRLPHAGDDAAVIEDLVVTTDMLHETTDFPPGTTRYTAGWRAVGASLSDVAAMGADAVAAVAVYGAPRFEESEVIDFVDGACDVCEAVDSEYVGGDLDHHEEFTVATTAVGRTDEPVLRSGAAVGEAVCVTGALGRSGAALRLFEQGATERANDLFRFEPRIGAGRALAPHASAMMDSSDGLARSLHQLAEASDCGMAVETPLPIDGAVDDVATDERERLDLGAYFGEDFELVCTIPEDRLSEVRDASPTPLTRIGTVVDSGVTLDGDPMPDRGYTHRGD, encoded by the coding sequence ATGGACGAACGGACGGCGCTGGGAGTGCTCGCCGGCCGGCTTCCCCACGCCGGTGACGATGCAGCCGTAATCGAGGATCTCGTGGTGACGACGGACATGCTCCACGAGACGACGGATTTCCCGCCGGGGACGACCCGCTACACGGCGGGCTGGCGGGCCGTCGGGGCCTCCCTGTCGGACGTCGCGGCGATGGGAGCCGACGCCGTCGCTGCGGTCGCGGTCTACGGCGCCCCTCGGTTCGAAGAGAGTGAAGTAATCGATTTCGTCGACGGGGCCTGTGACGTCTGCGAGGCGGTCGATTCGGAATACGTCGGTGGTGACCTCGACCACCACGAGGAGTTCACGGTGGCGACGACGGCCGTCGGCCGGACCGACGAGCCGGTCCTGCGCTCGGGGGCGGCGGTTGGTGAGGCGGTCTGTGTGACGGGGGCGCTGGGCCGCAGCGGGGCTGCCTTGCGCTTGTTCGAGCAAGGCGCGACCGAACGCGCGAACGACCTCTTTCGGTTCGAGCCTCGCATCGGGGCCGGACGAGCACTCGCTCCACACGCGAGCGCGATGATGGATTCGAGCGACGGGCTGGCGCGGTCGCTCCACCAGCTTGCGGAAGCCAGCGACTGTGGGATGGCCGTCGAGACGCCGCTACCGATCGACGGGGCGGTCGACGACGTCGCCACAGACGAGCGCGAGCGGCTGGATCTGGGTGCGTACTTCGGAGAGGATTTCGAACTCGTCTGTACGATCCCCGAGGATCGCCTCTCAGAAGTGAGAGACGCCTCTCCGACGCCGCTGACGCGGATCGGGACCGTCGTCGACAGCGGCGTGACGCTCGATGGCGATCCGATGCCCGACCGCGGGTACACCCATCGTGGTGACTGA